A stretch of Chiloscyllium punctatum isolate Juve2018m chromosome 34, sChiPun1.3, whole genome shotgun sequence DNA encodes these proteins:
- the LOC140458882 gene encoding ICOS ligand-like, with product MDRKQVQRYIQWGVLLALLNVISAISDNSPVSVIGFVGEQIVLPCIYKGHVPVSNLLVVWGISKHDILWKFIDGSDDLTEQDARFGNRTDLFKDQLEQGNWSILISDLRESDQDEYVCYIYKRIAVGYNLEQADFIHLSLAERIDTARLNTPVPGPGLSGDHITAIAFIVFFMSVYVAVIANSLIIRTCNKKQVSSTPKEAPNDYPLREVICTQSLVPTAPEHQDGVAGEQKLLENGAVQY from the exons AGATACATCCAATGGGGAGTACTGCTCGCGCTGCTCAATGTTATTTCTGCTATTtcag ATAACTCACCTGTCTCAGTTATTGGGTTCGTGGGAGAGCAGATTGTGCTGCCCTGTATCTACAAAGGACATGTCCCAGTCTCCAATTTATTGGTAGTGTGGGGCATATCAAAGCATGACATTTTATGGAAGTTCATTGATGGGAGTGATGATTTGACAGAACAAGACGCACggtttggaaacagaacagatctaTTCAAGGATCAGCTGGAACAAGGCAACTGGTCAATTCTGATCTCTGACCTCAGGGAGTCAGACCAGGATGAgtatgtgtgttacatttacaagaGAATAGCTGTGGGCTATAATCTGGAGCAAGCTGATTTTATCCATCTCTCGCTAGCAG AGCGAATTGATACAGCTAGACTGAACACACCTGTACCAG GTCCTGGACTGTCTGGTGATCACATAACTGCAATTGCTTTTATAGTTTTCTTTATGAGTGTTTATGTTGCTGTCATAGCCAATTCCTTAATAATACG TACCTGTAACAAAAAGCAGgtcagcagcactccaaaagaaGCACCAAATGATTACCCGTTGAGAGAGGTGATCTGTACACAGAGCCTTGTGCCAACAGCGCCTGAGCATCAGGATGGAGTGGCTGGAGAACAAAAGCTTCTGGAGAACGGGGCTGTCCAGTACTGA